The stretch of DNA CGTGTTCACCGAGGCGGAGCGCGCCGCGCTCGCTCTCGCCGAGGAGGGGACCCGGCTCGCCGACGCTCACCACGGCGTGTCCGACGACACCTGGGACCAGGTGTGCAAACACTACGACGAGGACCAGATCGCCGCCCTGGTCTGCCTGGTTGCCCTGATCAACGCCGCCAACCGGATCAATGTGATCGTGCGCAACCCGGCGGGTACCTACGAGCCCGGCATGTTCGCCAGCATGACGAGCTGATCGGCAGGGGCGGGTGCGGAGTCAGGCCCACTCGTAGGACATCTCGCCCGCGACCCCGAGGTGCTTGCACAGTTTGTGGATGCCACCGAAATCCTGAACCAGCGCGGATCGGCGGGTGTCGTGTTCGGCGTCGTCGATCATCGCCCGACCGCCATCGAGGCCCAGGATGTCGACAATGGTGTGCCACGTCGAGTAGTCGTTGCTGCTGAATGCGGTCATCGCGTCGACGAGCCCGTCGAGGAAGAGCCGGCGGTCGCCGGGGTTCAGGGTGTCGTAGACGACACCCGCGATGTCGTCGGCGATCGAGGCGTGACAGTACTCGTCGCGATTGTGCAGCCGGACCGTCGCCCGGTTGACCGGCTGGACGGCGTCGTTCTCCGAGATCAGGTCGAGGTAGGAGCTGATCGAGATCTCCGCCACCGTCATGAAGGCGAACGTCGTGATCGCCCTCTGCCTCGGGTCGGCGGCCTCGGCCGTCGCTGCGCGTTGGCGGCGCAACGTCAGGACGTCGGGCAGGGCATTGTCGGGCATCGCCCATCCCCGCCGGCGGCGCGTGACCGCGCTCGCGTTCAGATGCATGAGCGTGTGGTACTGCTCGTCCACCATCGCCTGGTGGACGGCCACGGCGAACGTGTCCCCGAGCCCGGTGTCCAGGGCGTCGTGCGCGACGAGGTCGAACCCGGGGTTGACCACGTACTGCTCGATGTCCATCACGTTCTTGTTGAACGCGATCCAGGCCCACGCTCGCAGCTGGTTCCGTTGCTCCTCGCCCATGTGGAGGAACCGGTCGTGATCGGCGAACGGCAGCAACTCGTTCGGGTAGTCCTGCTTGCCGAGGTCGAACAGTGCGTCGAGGTCCGGTTCCGGCTTCTTCACGGTCGCCCGCTGTCCCCAGTTGCGGGCGAGCCGCGTCACGACGGCACTCTCCACCGGATCGGACGGGTCGTACTCCGGGAGCGAGGGAATGTTCTGGGTCGTCATGACGTATCTCCGTTCCGCGGCTGCCGGTGAACGAGATCGGTGAACAGGTCGGCGCACAGCCGGGCGAGGGGTTCGCTCCGGTCGCCGAGGGGCGAGGTCGCGCGGGACATGAGCGCGGCGAAATCGTCCTCCGAGCCCTGCTCGACGGTGTTAGTGAGAGTGGCGAGCGCGGCGGCGAGCGCGCGGCGGGCGTCGCCGGCGTAGGGATTGCCGGCCTGGATGTCCCGGTAGACCTCGGGGACGCCGCCGCCGACCCGCGCGAGGAGTGCGAGCGAGACGAGATGCGGAGGGGTGCCCACTGCGGTGAGTTCGGCGCCGTCGACACCGAGTTCCGCGAGGGCGAGACCGAAGGCGAGGACGCCCGCGTGTGTCAGTGCCTGGGTCGCTGCCGTGAGCCGGTCGTGGTGTCCGGCGTCCAGGCGAACCACAGAGGAGCCCCAGCCGGACAGCGTCGAGAGGAACCACTCGACCCCGCCGCCGTCCCGGTAGGTCACGGCCGCGACGGGCCGGCCTTCCGGTCCGAGGGACGGCGCGAACATCGGGTTGATGCCCACCGCGCCGCCCCGCAGTGCGCTCTCCCTCAGGGCCGCATCGAATCGGGACTTCACGGACAGCGTGTCGACCAGCAGGGCGTGGTCGCGCAGTTCGGCGACGACGAACGGAATCGACTCCAGCGCGACGCTTTCCGGTATCGCCAGGATCACCACATCGGCGGCCCGCACCACCGCCCGCAGCTCCGGCGACGGGTCGGTGACGTCGCCCTTCATCTGATCGGCGTCGGACCGGTCGGTGAACCGGATGTCGATGGTGCGCACCGCGTTTCCGCCGGAGCGGAGGCGGGTGGCGAGCATCCGGCCGACATCGCCCGAACCGCCGATCAGCGCGACGGTCCGGGTGGATGCGGCCGGGACGTTCACTGCCCGATCTCGTTCGGCCGGTCTGCCGTCACCGACAGCGCTCGCACCATGGTGGCCGCCTTGACCATTGCCTCGTCGAACTCCTCCTCCGGGTCCGACAGCGCAGTGATCGCACCGCCGATGCCGAACGTCACCTCGCTGTCGGTGGCGACGATCGTGCGGATGACGATGGACAGGTCGGCCGTCCCCGTCAGGGAGAAGTAGCCGATCGAACCGGAGTACACGCCGCGCGGTCCGGCCTCGAGCCGGTCGATGATCTCCATGGTCCGGATCTTCGGGGCGCCCGTCATCGATCCACCGGGGAAGGCGGCACGGACGCACTCGACGACGGAGGCGTCGGCGCTGAGGGTTCCGCGCACGGTCGACACGAGTTGATGCACGGCGGCGTACGTTTCGACATCGAACAGCTTCGGAACGTGTACCGAGCCGGGAACGCACACCCGGGCCAGATCGTTCCGCGTCAGATCGACGATCATCAGGTTCTCGGCGCGATCCTTCTCGCTGTCGAGCAGGTCCTGCCGCAGCGCCGCATCCTTGGCCGGGGTGGCGCCGCGCGGACGGGTCCCCTTGATGGGTTTGGACTCCACCACCCGGTCCGCGCCGATCCTCAGGAACCGTTCGGGGGAGGCACTGAGAACGGACAGCCCGGCGAACTGGAGGTACGCGCTGTACGGGGTGGGGCTGATGGAGCGCAGCAGTTCGAACGTGTGCAGGGGATCGATCGACTGGTCGACGGTCGCCATGTTGGTGAGGCACACCTCGTAGGACTCGCCGGTCCGGATCTCGCCGAGCGAGGACGCGATGTGGTCGAGGTACTTGTCGTGGTCGTGGCGCAGAGCCAGTTCGGCGGATTCCGGCTTCCGGATCGGCGGCACCGCGGTCGGCGGCTGGTCCGGCTCGGCCAGCCGGTGCAGCGCTGCCTCCATCTCGTCGAGCCAGCGCCGCAATTCCGGATCGTCCGGGTGATCGCTCAGGCACAGCGCGTAGGTGCGCTCGTTCGAATGGTCGATGACCACGGCGCGGTCCGCGAACACCAGTGCGGCGTCCGGGGTGGGCGACTTGTGTGCAGCCGCTCCGCCGGTTTCGGCCTTCAGCTCGTAGCCGAGGTAGCCCACGTAGCCGAGGCCGAACGGCACACCCGGCAGCCCGGGTACGGACCGTGCCTGCAGTTGCCGTTCGAGGTAGTCGAAGAATGGTGCGTGCACCTGTTCGACCGGCAATCCCTCGCGCGTGATCCGGACGATCGCCTCGCTGACGTCGTACGTGATGTACTCGGCGCGAGGACCGGAACAGTTGCCCATGATCGTGAAACGCGAGGTCGGTTCGGACGCCGACGTCCCGTCGAGCCAGAACGCGTTGGGACCGGACGCGAACAGATCCTCGAACGTGGTGCGGGGGTCGACTTCGTGGTCGACGCGCACCTGCTGGACCACGTACGGCGCGTGGGGGATCGGGATTCTGAGTAGGGAGCCGTGTGTGGGTGTCCCGGAATGCGTCTGCGTGAGGTCGCGGAAGTTCGCGAGCAGTTCGTGGCCGAAGGCGGTGCTGATCGATTCGGGGTGGAACTGGACGCCCCACAGCGGGCGAGTGCGGTGCCGCACACCCATCAGGAGTCCGTCGGCCGTCCAGGCGGTGGCCTCGAGGTCGTCGGGGAGATCCTCGACGATCAGCGAGTGGTAGCGGACCGTCGGGAACGGTGACGGAATGCCGGTGAAGAGTTCGGATCCGTCGTGGTCGACGAGGGACACGCGGCCGTGCATCGGTTCGGGCGCGAGCACCACCTTGCCCCCGAACAGCTGGCACAACCCCTGGTGGCCGAGGCAGACGCCGAGCACGGGGAGTTCGGTCTCCCTGATGATGCGTGCGCTGATCCCGAAGTCGCGTTTCCGGTCCGGCCGGCCGGGGCCGGGGGAGATGACGATGTTGTCGAAGTCGGACCAGGGGATCGAACCCCACTCCACATCGTTGTGCACGACCGTGGGCGGTTCGCCGTTCACCTCGGCCAGCAGGGTGAACAGGTTGTAGGTGAAGGAGTCGTAGTTGTCGACCAGCAGCGTCCGGGTACTCATCACGACTCGACATTCGCAGACGGCACGGAACTGTGGCGAACCTGGTGGTTGCCGGCGTGGCTGTGGCTGCCGTTGTGGTTGCCGTTGTGGCGAGGGCCCTCGTCGCCGGCCTCCGCGTTGATCACGAGGTCCTCGAGCCGGCACGTCTCGGCGATGAGGAGGTCGTAGAGCGAATCGAAGAACTCCGGGGAGAGGGAATGGCTGTCGGCGTACCGGCGTGCCCGTTCGTGGACGATGTGGATCCGACCCGGCTGCATCATGGCGATGTGCTCGCGGCGCTTCAGTTCGCCGATCCG from Rhodococcus opacus B4 encodes:
- a CDS encoding carboxymuconolactone decarboxylase family protein — encoded protein: MDARFNLFANEIAMKFGKRFAGAALAIDQSPLPKATRTLVEIRASQINGCGFCTDMHTKDAAAAGETPVRLNLVAAWREATVFTEAERAALALAEEGTRLADAHHGVSDDTWDQVCKHYDEDQIAALVCLVALINAANRINVIVRNPAGTYEPGMFASMTS
- a CDS encoding AurF N-oxygenase family protein produces the protein MTTQNIPSLPEYDPSDPVESAVVTRLARNWGQRATVKKPEPDLDALFDLGKQDYPNELLPFADHDRFLHMGEEQRNQLRAWAWIAFNKNVMDIEQYVVNPGFDLVAHDALDTGLGDTFAVAVHQAMVDEQYHTLMHLNASAVTRRRRGWAMPDNALPDVLTLRRQRAATAEAADPRQRAITTFAFMTVAEISISSYLDLISENDAVQPVNRATVRLHNRDEYCHASIADDIAGVVYDTLNPGDRRLFLDGLVDAMTAFSSNDYSTWHTIVDILGLDGGRAMIDDAEHDTRRSALVQDFGGIHKLCKHLGVAGEMSYEWA
- a CDS encoding prephenate dehydrogenase/arogenate dehydrogenase family protein, whose protein sequence is MNVPAASTRTVALIGGSGDVGRMLATRLRSGGNAVRTIDIRFTDRSDADQMKGDVTDPSPELRAVVRAADVVILAIPESVALESIPFVVAELRDHALLVDTLSVKSRFDAALRESALRGGAVGINPMFAPSLGPEGRPVAAVTYRDGGGVEWFLSTLSGWGSSVVRLDAGHHDRLTAATQALTHAGVLAFGLALAELGVDGAELTAVGTPPHLVSLALLARVGGGVPEVYRDIQAGNPYAGDARRALAAALATLTNTVEQGSEDDFAALMSRATSPLGDRSEPLARLCADLFTDLVHRQPRNGDTS
- the pabB gene encoding aminodeoxychorismate synthase component I — protein: MSTRTLLVDNYDSFTYNLFTLLAEVNGEPPTVVHNDVEWGSIPWSDFDNIVISPGPGRPDRKRDFGISARIIRETELPVLGVCLGHQGLCQLFGGKVVLAPEPMHGRVSLVDHDGSELFTGIPSPFPTVRYHSLIVEDLPDDLEATAWTADGLLMGVRHRTRPLWGVQFHPESISTAFGHELLANFRDLTQTHSGTPTHGSLLRIPIPHAPYVVQQVRVDHEVDPRTTFEDLFASGPNAFWLDGTSASEPTSRFTIMGNCSGPRAEYITYDVSEAIVRITREGLPVEQVHAPFFDYLERQLQARSVPGLPGVPFGLGYVGYLGYELKAETGGAAAHKSPTPDAALVFADRAVVIDHSNERTYALCLSDHPDDPELRRWLDEMEAALHRLAEPDQPPTAVPPIRKPESAELALRHDHDKYLDHIASSLGEIRTGESYEVCLTNMATVDQSIDPLHTFELLRSISPTPYSAYLQFAGLSVLSASPERFLRIGADRVVESKPIKGTRPRGATPAKDAALRQDLLDSEKDRAENLMIVDLTRNDLARVCVPGSVHVPKLFDVETYAAVHQLVSTVRGTLSADASVVECVRAAFPGGSMTGAPKIRTMEIIDRLEAGPRGVYSGSIGYFSLTGTADLSIVIRTIVATDSEVTFGIGGAITALSDPEEEFDEAMVKAATMVRALSVTADRPNEIGQ
- a CDS encoding chorismate mutase family protein codes for the protein MYFSVEQRNGDDSGEHSDASAQHALEGLRAELDAVDATLLETVRQRLEVCLRIGELKRREHIAMMQPGRIHIVHERARRYADSHSLSPEFFDSLYDLLIAETCRLEDLVINAEAGDEGPRHNGNHNGSHSHAGNHQVRHSSVPSANVES